A single genomic interval of Lathyrus oleraceus cultivar Zhongwan6 chromosome 7, CAAS_Psat_ZW6_1.0, whole genome shotgun sequence harbors:
- the LOC127102993 gene encoding uncharacterized protein LOC127102993, whose amino-acid sequence MANGGFCFQMLMVTKNNYDNWSIKMKALLGAQDMWDIVEKGFKKRDEALLSQGQSVDEVTFEKISNATTTKEAWDKLQTCNKGVEQVNKIRLQTLRGDLERLFMVETELISNFFCRVLAVVNQLKRNGEDVDEVKVMEKMFRTLDPNFNFIVTNIEEKGDLKSMTIEQLMDSLQAYEEKQKRIFFKKEVMEQLLQLNVKEANYVNYKIQRGRGRGQDRGRGRGHG is encoded by the exons ATGGCGAATGGAGGTTTCTGTTTCCAAATGCTGATGGTCACAAAGAACAACTATGACAATTGGAGTATCAAGATGAAGGCGCTACTAGGAGCTCAAGATATGTGGGATATCGTTGAGAAAGGCTTCAAGAAGCGAGATGAAGCCTTGCTAAGCCAAGGT caatcGGTGGATGAAGTTACATTTGAGAAGATCTCCAATGCAACGACGACCAAAGAAGCATGGGACAAGCTTCAAACTTGCAACAAAGGAGTGGAACAGGTGAACAAGATTCGTCTTCAAACTCTTAGAGGTGATCTTGAACGTTTATTTATGGTAGAGACTGAGTTAATTTCTAATTTTTTTTGTCGAGTATTGGCCGTAGTCAATCAACTCAAAAGAAATGGTGAAGATGTTGATGAGGTGAAAGTCATGGAGAAAATGTTTCGCACTTTAGATCCAAATTTTAACTTCATTGTTACCAACATTGAAGAAAAAGGGGATTTAAAGAGCATGACTATTGAGCAACTCATGGATTCCTTACAAGCATAcgaagaaaaacaaaagagaattttttttaaaaaggagGTTATGGAGCAACTACTACAACTCAATGTAAAGGAAGCAAACTATGTGAATTACAAGATCCAAAGAGGACGAGGTCGTGGCCAAGATCGTGGGCGTGGAAGAGGACATGGATGA